One Oryzomonas sagensis DNA segment encodes these proteins:
- a CDS encoding DUF3820 family protein has product MDTSVQLFDPQKLLDLAEARMPFGKYQGRLLIDLPEPYVVWFGQQGFPQGKLGDQLRTIYEIKANGLEYLFDPLR; this is encoded by the coding sequence ATGGACACATCGGTACAACTCTTTGATCCGCAGAAATTGCTCGATTTGGCGGAAGCCCGCATGCCCTTCGGCAAATACCAGGGGCGGCTCTTGATCGACCTGCCCGAGCCCTACGTGGTCTGGTTCGGCCAGCAGGGTTTTCCCCAGGGCAAACTGGGCGACCAGCTGCGGACCATTTATGAGATCAAGGCCAACGGTCTGGAATACCTCTTCGATCCGTTACGCTGA
- a CDS encoding sulfide/dihydroorotate dehydrogenase-like FAD/NAD-binding protein has product MFEVVSNDVLAPSLHRMVVRAPRVAASRKPGQFVIVRSAPGEERIPLTIGDADNAAGTITLFIQAIGASTRTIVAIPAGGFLRDVAGPLGLPTHIEAWGRVACIGGGVGTAVLYPLAKALAAAGNDVTTIIGGRAESYIILKDELSAFSKEVLVTTEDGSMGRKGFVTAELADLMANPDTCPKAVFAIGPVPMMRAVAELTRPLGITTVVSLNPIMIDGTGMCGGCRVLVGGEPKFACVDGPEFDAHEVDFENLFDRLSTYRGHEAADCKLNRQVQP; this is encoded by the coding sequence ATGTTCGAAGTAGTAAGCAACGACGTCCTTGCACCGTCTCTCCACCGCATGGTGGTCAGAGCCCCGCGGGTGGCGGCGTCCCGAAAACCGGGACAGTTCGTCATCGTTCGTTCAGCACCGGGGGAAGAGCGTATTCCCCTCACCATCGGTGACGCCGACAACGCAGCCGGCACCATCACCCTGTTCATTCAGGCTATCGGCGCATCGACGCGCACGATCGTCGCCATACCTGCCGGCGGCTTTCTGCGCGACGTGGCCGGACCGCTCGGTCTGCCGACCCACATCGAAGCGTGGGGACGGGTGGCCTGCATAGGCGGCGGCGTGGGGACGGCGGTCCTCTACCCCCTGGCCAAGGCGCTTGCCGCGGCGGGCAACGACGTAACCACCATCATCGGCGGCCGCGCCGAGTCCTACATCATCCTGAAGGACGAGTTGTCGGCCTTTTCCAAGGAGGTGCTGGTCACCACCGAGGACGGCAGCATGGGGCGCAAGGGGTTTGTTACCGCCGAGCTGGCCGACCTGATGGCCAATCCCGACACCTGCCCAAAGGCGGTGTTCGCCATCGGCCCGGTGCCGATGATGCGGGCCGTGGCCGAGCTTACCCGCCCCTTGGGCATCACGACGGTCGTCAGCCTCAACCCGATCATGATCGACGGGACCGGCATGTGCGGCGGGTGCCGCGTGCTGGTGGGAGGCGAACCGAAGTTCGCCTGCGTGGACGGGCCTGAATTCGACGCCCACGAGGTAGACTTCGAAAACCTTTTTGACCGTCTTTCCACTTATCGCGGCCACGAGGCCGCCGATTGCAAACTGAACAGGCAGGTGCAGCCATGA
- a CDS encoding sensor domain-containing diguanylate cyclase: MLRKISTILVPMTVLFAAWVIVFRIPLLPQEQQGLVPLVTYLLYIVGMLLACHFRRGRVFLALLAVGVCYHLFRTQLTHGTDTPEAWLVYRAVSVVVPFNILLVALMREKGFWSMAGRMRLLFVATEIGAVWLTIRLDLHALWVALTRPLINWPALERFAMPQLCLVLILLAAGIAVRRAVSLGSPIEGSVFASCVTLFVVFRWMWSPHVPETFCAASALILIMAVIQDSYNMAFRDDLTGLLSRRVLNEQLPGLGSRYAIAMVDVDHFKDFNDSYGHDVGDQVLKMVGARLMNMTGGGSPFRYGGEEFTVLFPGKSAKEALPHLERLRQAIGDYRMTLRGEDRPRDEERGKSRRSASRKTGEVSVTVSIGVAETGGRQASPQEVLKAADNALYKAKNRGRNQVCLGGDR; encoded by the coding sequence ATGCTCAGAAAAATCTCCACAATTCTTGTCCCGATGACCGTTCTTTTTGCCGCCTGGGTCATCGTCTTCCGAATCCCCCTGCTTCCGCAGGAACAGCAGGGATTGGTGCCCCTCGTCACCTACCTGCTGTACATCGTGGGGATGCTCCTTGCCTGCCATTTCCGGCGGGGACGGGTCTTCCTGGCCCTGCTGGCCGTGGGGGTCTGTTACCACCTCTTTCGCACCCAGCTCACCCACGGGACCGACACCCCGGAGGCATGGCTCGTGTATCGCGCCGTGTCGGTGGTTGTTCCGTTCAACATCCTCCTCGTTGCCCTGATGCGTGAAAAGGGGTTCTGGAGCATGGCGGGGCGCATGCGCCTGCTCTTCGTCGCCACGGAGATCGGCGCCGTGTGGTTGACGATTCGCCTTGACCTGCATGCCCTGTGGGTCGCCTTGACGCGACCGCTTATCAACTGGCCGGCCCTTGAGCGCTTCGCCATGCCGCAACTGTGCCTGGTCCTGATCCTCCTGGCGGCCGGCATTGCCGTGCGGCGGGCGGTGTCCCTCGGTTCCCCCATCGAGGGGAGCGTATTCGCCAGTTGCGTCACCCTCTTCGTGGTGTTCCGGTGGATGTGGTCCCCCCATGTGCCGGAGACATTCTGTGCCGCTTCCGCCCTCATCCTGATCATGGCCGTTATTCAGGATTCCTACAACATGGCGTTCCGCGACGATCTGACCGGTCTTCTCTCCCGGCGCGTGCTCAACGAGCAACTGCCGGGCCTGGGGAGTCGTTACGCCATCGCCATGGTGGATGTGGACCATTTCAAAGACTTCAACGACAGCTACGGTCACGATGTGGGGGACCAGGTGTTGAAAATGGTGGGGGCGCGCCTGATGAACATGACCGGGGGCGGCTCGCCGTTCCGCTACGGCGGCGAGGAGTTTACGGTGCTGTTTCCGGGCAAGAGCGCCAAGGAGGCGCTCCCGCACCTGGAGCGGCTTCGCCAGGCAATCGGCGATTACCGCATGACCCTGCGCGGGGAGGACCGGCCCAGGGACGAGGAGCGGGGCAAGAGCCGCCGCTCCGCTTCGCGCAAGACCGGTGAGGTATCGGTGACGGTCAGCATCGGCGTGGCCGAAACGGGCGGCCGCCAGGCATCGCCCCAAGAGGTGCTCAAGGCGGCAGACAACGCGCTCTACAAGGCAAAGAACAGGGGCCGGAACCAGGTCTGCCTCGGGGGGGACAGATGA
- a CDS encoding FKBP-type peptidyl-prolyl cis-trans isomerase, which yields MAQAKQGDKVKIDYTGTLEDGTVFDSTLESECDSDECGCEEDGDCGDDDCGCGCESGPMTLTIGEGELFPQVDEALVGMAPGDKKTVVIPAASAFGEYDKERIFTVPRSDLPDDLDPVVGDELVLANEEEEELGVMVIEANAESVTFDANHPLAGEDLTFEVSLLEIL from the coding sequence ATGGCACAGGCAAAACAAGGCGACAAGGTAAAAATCGACTACACCGGCACGCTGGAAGATGGTACCGTTTTTGATTCAACTCTGGAGAGCGAGTGCGATTCCGATGAGTGCGGTTGCGAGGAAGATGGCGACTGCGGCGATGACGATTGCGGGTGCGGGTGCGAAAGCGGGCCGATGACACTGACCATCGGCGAGGGGGAGTTGTTTCCCCAGGTCGACGAGGCCCTGGTCGGCATGGCTCCGGGCGACAAGAAGACCGTCGTTATCCCGGCCGCCAGCGCCTTCGGCGAGTACGACAAGGAGCGGATCTTCACCGTACCGCGCAGCGACCTCCCGGACGACCTGGACCCGGTGGTGGGCGACGAGCTGGTGCTCGCCAATGAGGAAGAAGAAGAACTGGGCGTTATGGTCATCGAGGCAAACGCGGAGAGCGTCACTTTCGACGCCAATCACCCCCTGGCCGGCGAGGATCTCACCTTCGAAGTATCGTTGCTGGAGATACTGTGA
- a CDS encoding cation transporter — protein MLHSTRNKLYAKANFLALFTIVYNFIEGAASMWLGAADETLTLFGFGVDSFIEVVSAIGVWHMLKRIRGNNGETRDEFEQRALRITGGSFYCLAAGLFLTAVVSIGRQHKPQTTVWGIVVSLVSISFMWALIHHKVKVGRALDSAAILADAACSRACMYLSLALLAASLGYEVTGIGSLDAVGAMLIAWLSWREGSEAFGKAKGMTCCCAGKCGGE, from the coding sequence ATGCTTCACTCCACCCGAAACAAGCTTTACGCCAAGGCCAACTTCCTGGCGCTGTTCACCATCGTGTATAATTTCATTGAGGGTGCTGCTTCCATGTGGCTTGGCGCCGCCGACGAAACCCTGACGCTCTTCGGATTCGGGGTGGATTCGTTCATCGAGGTGGTTTCGGCCATCGGCGTCTGGCACATGTTGAAAAGGATCAGGGGCAACAACGGGGAAACCAGGGATGAGTTCGAGCAGCGGGCGTTGCGGATAACCGGCGGCTCCTTTTACTGCCTGGCGGCGGGCCTGTTTCTGACTGCCGTGGTGAGCATCGGCCGACAGCATAAGCCGCAGACGACGGTGTGGGGGATCGTGGTTTCGCTGGTCTCGATCTCCTTTATGTGGGCTCTGATTCACCATAAGGTCAAGGTCGGCAGGGCGCTCGATTCTGCCGCCATCCTGGCCGATGCGGCCTGTTCGCGGGCCTGTATGTACCTGTCGCTGGCCCTTCTGGCGGCCAGCCTGGGGTACGAAGTGACCGGGATCGGCAGTCTCGATGCCGTGGGCGCCATGCTGATCGCCTGGCTGAGTTGGCGGGAGGGGAGCGAGGCGTTTGGGAAGGCCAAGGGGATGACCTGCTGTTGCGCTGGGAAGTGCGGCGGGGAATAA
- the gltA gene encoding NADPH-dependent glutamate synthase, whose amino-acid sequence MTTPMTTKERLAIDRARMPELAATIRSANFEEVNRGLAEDDAIREAQRCIQCKNRQCVEGCPVGVSIPEFIGRLADNDLPGAARILQHDNALPAVCGRVCPQETQCEAKCVRGIKGEAVAIGYLERFVADWAMKNAARLGAETPPPPTGKRVAVVGCGPAGLTAAGELARAGHGVVIFEALHDTGGVLRYGIPEFRLPKAIIDVEVDRLRALGVTIECNVIVGKTLTLAQLRQEFDAVFIANGAGLPTMLNIPGENLKGVYSANEYLTRVNLMGAGRLADASTPIIKGHNVAVIGGGNTAMDCVRTARRLGADRAMIVYRRSEAEMPARVEEIKHAKEEGVEFLMLTAPVAILSAGDGWATSLRCQRMELGEPDASGRRKPVPVEGAQYDVPADVIVNAVGTGANPLLTATAPDLALNKWGNIVADGNGLTNIEGVFAGGDIVRGGATVILAMGDGKQAAAAISTFLS is encoded by the coding sequence ATGACCACACCCATGACAACCAAGGAACGTCTCGCCATCGACCGGGCCAGGATGCCGGAATTGGCGGCAACCATACGCAGTGCCAACTTTGAAGAGGTCAACCGCGGGCTTGCAGAGGACGATGCAATCCGCGAGGCGCAGCGTTGCATCCAGTGCAAGAACCGTCAGTGCGTCGAGGGGTGCCCGGTCGGGGTCTCGATCCCCGAATTCATAGGCAGGCTGGCGGACAACGACCTGCCCGGCGCCGCCCGCATCCTGCAGCACGACAACGCGCTGCCCGCCGTCTGCGGCCGGGTCTGCCCCCAGGAAACCCAGTGCGAGGCCAAATGCGTGCGCGGGATCAAGGGCGAGGCCGTGGCCATCGGCTACCTGGAGCGCTTCGTGGCCGACTGGGCCATGAAAAACGCCGCCCGACTCGGCGCGGAAACACCCCCACCGCCTACCGGCAAGCGGGTGGCCGTGGTGGGGTGCGGCCCGGCCGGACTCACCGCGGCCGGCGAGTTGGCCCGCGCCGGTCATGGCGTGGTGATCTTCGAGGCGCTGCACGACACCGGCGGGGTGTTGCGTTACGGCATCCCCGAATTCCGCCTCCCCAAGGCGATCATCGACGTGGAGGTCGACCGCCTGCGGGCCCTGGGCGTTACCATCGAATGCAACGTGATCGTCGGCAAGACCCTCACTCTGGCCCAACTCCGCCAGGAATTCGACGCGGTATTCATCGCCAACGGGGCCGGTCTGCCGACCATGCTCAACATCCCGGGGGAGAACCTGAAAGGGGTCTACTCGGCCAACGAATACCTGACCAGGGTCAACCTGATGGGGGCCGGACGCCTGGCCGACGCCAGTACGCCGATCATCAAGGGGCACAACGTGGCGGTCATCGGCGGCGGCAACACGGCCATGGACTGCGTGCGCACCGCCCGGCGGCTGGGCGCGGATCGGGCCATGATCGTCTATCGCCGCAGCGAGGCCGAGATGCCCGCCCGCGTGGAGGAGATCAAACACGCCAAGGAGGAGGGGGTCGAGTTTCTCATGCTGACCGCGCCGGTGGCCATCTTGAGCGCAGGCGACGGCTGGGCGACCTCCCTGCGCTGCCAGCGCATGGAACTGGGCGAACCGGACGCCTCGGGCCGGCGCAAACCGGTGCCGGTGGAGGGGGCCCAGTACGATGTCCCGGCCGATGTGATCGTCAACGCGGTCGGCACGGGGGCCAACCCGCTCCTGACGGCAACGGCTCCCGATCTGGCCCTGAACAAGTGGGGCAACATCGTTGCCGACGGGAACGGCCTTACCAATATTGAGGGGGTCTTCGCCGGCGGCGACATCGTCCGGGGCGGGGCGACCGTCATCCTGGCCATGGGGGACGGCAAACAGGCCGCAGCGGCCATCTCCACCTTCCTGTCCTGA
- a CDS encoding tRNA-dihydrouridine synthase family protein, whose protein sequence is MREPAPNAHHTVHTAEAPSISPTPPLPWQPGHPPLMLAPMQGLTNRAMRRLFIDWVRPDTVFTEFMRVNAAAPVRRLSATDLREIAPQEGGVPLVVQLIGHGCEALVSAARSAQAAGAAHINLNLGCPYGRMTSGLTGGGMLQRPELLEEIIFALRNAIRGGFSIKLRAGYDDPNQIFELLPLFEAAGVDFLVLHPRTVIQEYRGAADHGITARVVRQTRLPVVANGDIRTAADGTRLLEESGAVGLMLGRGAIADPLLFQRLRGSAPAEPAKAERAAMLQRYLKELLARYGELFCGETQVLNKVKGVLATFDDADFDKAVRQLRKAKTMAAFSARLTELE, encoded by the coding sequence ATGAGGGAACCGGCCCCGAACGCGCACCATACCGTCCACACGGCCGAAGCGCCGTCCATCTCCCCCACTCCCCCGCTCCCCTGGCAGCCGGGCCATCCCCCCCTGATGCTGGCCCCCATGCAGGGGCTGACCAACCGGGCCATGCGGCGGCTGTTCATCGACTGGGTCCGCCCCGATACGGTCTTTACCGAATTCATGCGGGTCAATGCCGCCGCCCCGGTACGCCGACTCTCGGCCACCGACCTGCGCGAGATCGCTCCTCAGGAGGGGGGCGTCCCCTTGGTGGTGCAGTTGATCGGTCACGGCTGCGAGGCCCTGGTCTCCGCCGCCCGCTCCGCCCAGGCCGCCGGGGCCGCGCATATCAATCTCAACCTGGGCTGCCCCTACGGGAGGATGACCAGCGGCCTGACCGGCGGCGGCATGCTGCAACGCCCCGAACTGCTGGAGGAGATCATCTTCGCCCTGCGCAACGCCATTAGGGGCGGTTTTTCCATCAAGCTCCGCGCCGGCTATGACGATCCCAATCAAATCTTCGAACTGCTCCCCCTCTTCGAAGCCGCCGGCGTTGATTTCCTCGTGCTGCATCCCCGCACGGTGATCCAGGAATACCGGGGAGCGGCGGACCACGGCATCACCGCCCGCGTAGTGCGGCAGACCCGGTTGCCGGTCGTCGCCAATGGGGATATCCGCACGGCCGCCGACGGGACCCGCCTGCTGGAGGAAAGCGGCGCCGTCGGCCTCATGCTGGGCAGGGGTGCCATTGCCGACCCGCTGCTGTTCCAACGGTTGCGCGGCAGCGCCCCTGCCGAACCGGCCAAGGCCGAACGGGCAGCCATGCTGCAACGATACCTCAAGGAGCTTCTGGCCCGTTACGGAGAGCTGTTCTGCGGGGAGACCCAGGTCCTGAACAAGGTCAAGGGGGTGCTGGCAACCTTTGACGATGCCGACTTTGACAAGGCGGTCCGGCAGCTCCGCAAGGCCAAAACCATGGCGGCGTTCAGCGCCCGGCTCACAGAACTGGAGTAA
- a CDS encoding DEAD/DEAH box helicase, whose product MGFTQFKFHPAVSAGIREAGYSHPTPIQKEAIPKIMEGRDVLGLAQTGTGKTAAFALPILDRLSKGARHATRALVIAPTRELAEQIEASFRLFAGQTGLKSATVYGGVGQTPQIAALKKGTEIIVACPGRLLDLMQQGVAVLDNVEVLVLDEADQMFDMGFLPTIKKILQKLPPKRQTLLFSATMPDEIRKLAEEMLKAPVTVQVDTIKPATTVRHSLYPVEQHLKTALLMKILEKHTEGSVLVFTRTKHRAKRVGELLVKAGYQAASLQGNLSQNRRQEAMDGFRDGSYRILVATDIAARGIDVSLIGLVLNLDMPETAEFYVHRIGRTGRAERTGEAITFVTRDDAGAIRTLEKLLGKQIERKTLPDFDYTVPAPAKDEEFKRHPHEMGNRRPAAKSHARQQAKTPASGSGPFRTKSEVAGEETKASKAQPTAKPGAKPETARSGKQRQWRGSNGRP is encoded by the coding sequence ATGGGTTTCACCCAGTTCAAGTTTCACCCGGCCGTGTCAGCCGGCATCCGCGAGGCAGGCTACTCGCACCCGACACCGATCCAGAAGGAAGCCATACCCAAGATAATGGAGGGACGCGATGTGCTCGGCCTGGCCCAGACCGGGACCGGCAAGACGGCCGCCTTCGCGCTGCCCATACTCGATCGGCTGAGCAAGGGGGCGCGCCATGCGACCCGCGCTCTGGTCATCGCCCCGACCCGGGAACTTGCGGAACAGATCGAGGCGTCCTTCCGACTGTTCGCAGGGCAGACCGGCCTGAAAAGCGCCACGGTTTACGGCGGCGTCGGCCAGACGCCCCAGATAGCCGCCCTCAAAAAAGGCACCGAGATCATCGTGGCCTGTCCCGGACGGCTGCTCGACCTCATGCAGCAAGGGGTGGCAGTGCTCGACAATGTCGAGGTGCTGGTCCTCGACGAGGCCGACCAGATGTTCGACATGGGATTTCTGCCCACGATCAAGAAGATCCTCCAGAAACTCCCCCCCAAGAGGCAGACCCTCCTGTTTTCGGCAACCATGCCGGACGAGATCCGGAAGCTGGCAGAAGAGATGCTGAAGGCTCCCGTGACGGTGCAGGTCGACACGATCAAGCCCGCCACCACGGTGCGCCACTCCCTGTATCCGGTCGAACAGCACCTGAAAACGGCCCTGTTGATGAAAATACTGGAAAAGCATACCGAGGGTTCGGTGCTGGTCTTCACCAGGACCAAGCACCGGGCGAAACGGGTCGGCGAGTTGCTGGTCAAGGCCGGCTACCAGGCCGCATCGCTGCAGGGCAACCTTTCCCAGAACCGGCGCCAGGAAGCCATGGACGGATTCAGGGACGGTTCGTACCGGATTCTGGTTGCCACCGATATCGCCGCCCGGGGGATCGATGTATCGTTGATAGGACTGGTCCTGAATCTGGATATGCCGGAGACGGCCGAATTCTACGTGCACAGGATCGGGCGGACCGGCAGGGCGGAGCGCACCGGGGAGGCCATAACGTTCGTTACCAGGGATGACGCCGGCGCCATCAGGACGTTGGAAAAGCTCTTGGGCAAACAGATCGAGCGCAAGACGCTGCCGGATTTCGACTACACGGTTCCGGCCCCGGCGAAGGATGAGGAATTCAAGCGGCATCCCCACGAGATGGGCAACCGCCGGCCGGCGGCCAAAAGCCACGCCCGGCAGCAGGCGAAAACCCCTGCCAGCGGTTCCGGACCATTCAGGACCAAGAGCGAGGTCGCCGGGGAGGAGACGAAAGCGTCCAAGGCGCAACCGACGGCGAAGCCGGGCGCCAAACCCGAAACCGCGCGTAGCGGGAAGCAGCGCCAATGGCGAGGCTCCAACGGCAGGCCCTGA